From the genome of Malus sylvestris chromosome 6, drMalSylv7.2, whole genome shotgun sequence, one region includes:
- the LOC126626130 gene encoding tetraspanin-19-like isoform X1, translating into MNDSARGVWIRVSIWTFKRFIYTRLGMVIDVRLSTLCGHIVANSISNFTLFIYIISIFCLLCLDVGVIASVFYRMDWEVVYAFMDL; encoded by the exons ATGAATGATAGTGCAAGGG GGGTTTGGATTAGAGTTTCTATTTGGACTTTCAAAAG GTTTATATATACACGTTTAGGTATGGTAATTGATGTCCGCCTCAGCACCCTTTGCGGTCATATTGTTGCCAATTCCATCAGCAATTTTACTCtcttcatt TACATAATCTCCATCTTCTGTCTTCTTTGCCTTGACGTTGGTGTGATTGCCTCAGTTTTCTATAGGATGGATTGGGAAGTGGTATATGCCTTCATGGACTTGTGA
- the LOC126626130 gene encoding uncharacterized protein LOC126626130 isoform X2 produces MNDSARGVWIRVSIWTFKRFIYTRLGMVIDVRLSTLCGHIVANSISNFTLFIFNSESWIRGSGSYDHFHNSSLISLIIPALTYFLC; encoded by the exons ATGAATGATAGTGCAAGGG GGGTTTGGATTAGAGTTTCTATTTGGACTTTCAAAAG GTTTATATATACACGTTTAGGTATGGTAATTGATGTCCGCCTCAGCACCCTTTGCGGTCATATTGTTGCCAATTCCATCAGCAATTTTACTCtcttcatt TTTAATTCAGAATCGTGGATAAGGGGTTCTGGCTCCTATGATCATTTTCATAATTCCTCCCTGATTAGTTTAATTATTCCAGCTCTTACATATTTTCTCTGTTAA